A window from Polynucleobacter sp. MWH-UH25E encodes these proteins:
- a CDS encoding ClpXP protease specificity-enhancing factor: MSDVPSNKPYLIRALHQWCTDFGFTPFIAVFVDSRVEVPMEYVKNNEIVLNLSVEACHQLQLENDWISFQARFGGIPRRIMVPVSHVLAVYARENGQGMSFPFDPTQARDLHLADSSDESPEKPKLGKPSLRIVK; the protein is encoded by the coding sequence ATGTCTGATGTTCCAAGCAATAAACCCTATCTAATCCGTGCGCTACATCAGTGGTGCACGGATTTTGGCTTTACGCCATTTATAGCGGTGTTTGTTGATAGTAGGGTAGAGGTGCCTATGGAGTACGTTAAGAACAATGAGATTGTTCTTAATTTATCGGTAGAGGCTTGCCATCAACTTCAACTTGAAAATGACTGGATTAGTTTCCAAGCCAGATTTGGGGGGATTCCTAGAAGGATCATGGTGCCAGTTAGCCACGTGCTTGCAGTCTACGCTAGAGAAAATGGGCAGGGAATGTCATTCCCATTTGATCCTACTCAGGCACGCGATTTGCACCTTGCGGATAGCTCTGATGAGTCGCCAGAAAAGCCTAAATTAGGAAAACCATCCTTAAGAATTGTGAAATAG
- a CDS encoding tyrosine-type recombinase/integrase: MIKKTTSGWQVDIQPQGRGGKRFRKIFANLAEAKNWEAFIRSSTNKDQDWIPEKKDLRKLSEIIKIWYEAHGKNLSNERDTYSRLKNMVTALKDPIADQLTPQMFTKYRSERIEGGLSLNSFNREHSYLRAVFNELIRLNLWKKANPVSAIRQFKIADKELGYLDADEIKRLLTELLDAEKNSDVYLIAKVCLSTGSRWSEAENLRPSNIKKGVIEFINTKNKKMRAIPISKELQDEIQAHDVKENGRYFGSSMGAFKSGVARAGIALPDGQLTHVLRHTFASSFMQGGGNILTLQKILGHQSLHMTMRYAHLAPTHLEAVKLLNPLVNL, from the coding sequence GTGATTAAAAAGACTACCAGCGGATGGCAAGTAGATATTCAGCCTCAGGGTCGAGGCGGTAAACGGTTTAGGAAAATTTTTGCAAACCTTGCTGAAGCGAAAAATTGGGAAGCATTCATCCGCAGCTCTACAAACAAAGATCAAGATTGGATACCAGAAAAAAAGGATCTTAGAAAGTTATCAGAAATCATCAAGATTTGGTACGAAGCTCATGGCAAGAACTTAAGCAATGAAAGAGATACTTATTCCAGATTAAAGAACATGGTCACGGCGCTAAAAGATCCCATTGCGGATCAACTAACGCCTCAGATGTTTACAAAATACCGAAGCGAGCGAATTGAGGGTGGGCTTAGCCTTAATTCATTTAACCGGGAACATTCCTACCTACGAGCAGTATTTAACGAGCTCATTCGCCTTAACCTCTGGAAGAAAGCCAACCCAGTAAGCGCGATCAGACAATTTAAGATTGCCGATAAAGAGCTTGGATATCTTGATGCAGATGAAATTAAAAGATTGCTTACTGAGCTTTTAGATGCCGAGAAAAATAGTGACGTGTATTTGATTGCAAAAGTTTGCCTGTCTACTGGGTCAAGGTGGTCAGAAGCAGAAAATCTTCGCCCTTCAAATATAAAAAAGGGTGTGATTGAATTTATTAATACCAAAAATAAAAAAATGCGGGCCATTCCCATCTCAAAAGAATTGCAAGACGAGATTCAAGCCCATGATGTCAAAGAAAACGGGCGATATTTCGGCTCTTCAATGGGGGCATTCAAGTCTGGGGTTGCTAGAGCTGGAATTGCATTGCCCGATGGTCAATTAACTCATGTCTTGCGCCACACCTTTGCTAGTAGCTTCATGCAGGGAGGTGGAAATATATTAACTCTACAAAAAATACTTGGCCATCAAAGCCTGCATATGACAATGCGTTACGCTCATCTTGCTCCCACACATCTCGAGGCAGTGAAATTACTGAACCCATTAGTTAACTTATAA
- a CDS encoding DUF1376 domain-containing protein, whose translation MHYWKFNIGDWGLEMGHLSPQEEGICLRLINHFMATEKPIPKNTAQTYRKLRITEHAVLADQLLEEHFMPDLDGNWVHKPSEKLMDEYHLKGEINRKNGKTGGRPSKKQQNNSISNPSGFEIKPTNNPDGFEIKPTGNPQITLTNNQELETNNQKTKNTNDVYFLEFFKIYPIRPGVTESDFDMAWKQALADGKHAQEMVAGAKRYSVYVIQSQMPSKYIYSPATFLGPEDKYLVDWKVALPLRTDAEITHAYKVECGGDPTQSRFGSYAEMKAFVLNYREKGELKQKPIGVNNG comes from the coding sequence ATGCATTACTGGAAATTCAACATTGGGGATTGGGGGCTTGAAATGGGGCATCTTTCACCTCAGGAAGAGGGTATTTGCCTTAGGCTCATCAATCATTTCATGGCAACTGAAAAGCCCATTCCAAAGAATACGGCACAAACCTACCGAAAATTACGCATTACGGAGCACGCGGTTCTTGCTGACCAGTTGCTTGAGGAGCATTTCATGCCAGATTTGGATGGAAATTGGGTGCATAAGCCCTCAGAAAAGCTGATGGACGAATATCACCTAAAAGGTGAAATAAATCGTAAAAATGGCAAAACGGGGGGTAGACCAAGCAAAAAACAGCAAAACAACAGCATCAGTAACCCAAGCGGTTTTGAAATAAAACCCACAAATAACCCAGATGGTTTTGAAATAAAACCCACCGGCAACCCACAAATAACCCTAACCAATAACCAGGAACTAGAAACCAATAACCAAAAAACTAAAAACACTAACGATGTTTATTTTTTGGAATTCTTCAAAATTTATCCAATCCGACCCGGGGTTACAGAGAGTGACTTCGACATGGCATGGAAACAAGCGCTTGCAGATGGTAAGCATGCGCAAGAGATGGTAGCTGGTGCCAAGCGTTATTCCGTATATGTCATTCAATCGCAAATGCCCTCAAAGTACATATATTCACCAGCTACATTCTTGGGTCCCGAGGATAAATATTTGGTCGACTGGAAAGTTGCCTTACCCCTGCGAACCGATGCTGAAATAACCCATGCATACAAGGTTGAATGTGGCGGAGACCCAACCCAATCAAGATTTGGGAGTTATGCGGAAATGAAGGCATTCGTGTTGAACTACCGTGAAAAAGGTGAATTAAAACAAAAACCAATTGGTGTAAATAATGGATGA
- a CDS encoding RES domain-containing protein, with protein sequence MARPKKPTIPSRPHLAKPPRNILELDRFSEANLRQWQSASENLDELEDVLYFNLEPERRKHRPQLLSALQAIAPLEREITNWGRLIDYQYSDEPLSCAGSLCSPEGGGRFNVGIELDAGTISPWSALYIAQDHETAFREKFQMESNGNVDGLTGPELALKPGINFTYISLTGKLFNVFDLRTDTAVKNLAQILGKIAMPARARVLAKELKIPAAELFMVRSAQQVRDMALKNNWRTLPVQFGLPSQSHILAELIRAAGFEAILYKSTKGPGDCLAIFPDRMADLSFIEIAGNIPSTVKHKRLDSNSARDLEGWEWTPRKFHP encoded by the coding sequence ATGGCTCGACCCAAAAAACCTACAATTCCAAGCAGGCCTCATCTCGCTAAACCTCCACGCAATATTCTAGAATTAGATCGTTTCTCCGAAGCCAACCTACGTCAATGGCAATCGGCATCAGAAAATCTAGACGAATTAGAGGATGTGCTCTATTTCAATCTAGAGCCCGAGAGACGGAAACATAGACCCCAGTTATTGTCAGCTCTACAAGCAATAGCGCCGCTAGAGCGCGAAATAACTAACTGGGGCAGACTAATAGACTACCAATATAGTGATGAGCCCCTTAGTTGCGCAGGCAGCCTATGCAGCCCCGAGGGTGGAGGAAGGTTTAATGTTGGCATCGAACTTGATGCAGGAACTATTTCACCCTGGTCAGCACTGTATATTGCCCAGGATCATGAAACAGCATTTCGTGAAAAATTTCAGATGGAAAGTAATGGCAACGTAGACGGCCTTACAGGCCCTGAATTAGCACTAAAGCCCGGCATTAATTTCACCTATATATCGCTTACTGGAAAATTATTTAATGTCTTTGACTTGCGCACTGATACTGCCGTCAAAAATTTAGCCCAAATTCTCGGAAAAATTGCCATGCCAGCGAGAGCGCGAGTGCTAGCAAAAGAATTAAAAATACCAGCCGCCGAATTATTTATGGTCAGAAGCGCTCAACAAGTGCGTGATATGGCCCTTAAAAATAACTGGAGAACCCTTCCAGTTCAGTTTGGACTGCCATCCCAAAGCCATATTCTTGCAGAGCTAATTAGGGCCGCTGGTTTTGAGGCGATCCTATACAAATCCACAAAAGGTCCGGGTGATTGCTTAGCAATTTTTCCAGATCGTATGGCTGATCTCTCATTTATTGAGATAGCGGGGAATATACCCTCGACCGTAAAACATAAAAGACTTGATTCAAACTCAGCTAGAGATTTAGAGGGTTGGGAATGGACTCCACGCAAATTTCACCCATAA
- a CDS encoding MbcA/ParS/Xre antitoxin family protein gives MTTKLTSPIQITKPPLGLFDTVPEDAFNFGMGKRFDAKRIAELLNLKKQDVSRLASVSAQSVRYDEAIPEQVRDRLEEIGITINMVAKVFDGDVEKTAVWFRARNPLLGDVSPRDMIRLGRFERLRKFIITAMSANEAQVRRALKTS, from the coding sequence ATGACTACCAAGCTCACATCCCCAATTCAGATTACCAAACCACCTCTAGGTCTTTTTGATACCGTACCCGAGGACGCATTCAACTTCGGCATGGGCAAACGATTTGATGCGAAAAGAATTGCTGAACTTCTAAATTTGAAGAAGCAGGATGTTTCTCGCCTAGCCTCAGTTTCAGCACAATCTGTTCGCTATGATGAAGCCATCCCTGAACAAGTTCGTGATCGACTTGAGGAAATTGGCATCACAATTAACATGGTAGCCAAAGTCTTTGATGGAGACGTTGAAAAGACTGCAGTCTGGTTCCGTGCACGCAATCCACTGTTGGGAGATGTATCGCCTCGCGACATGATTCGATTAGGACGCTTTGAACGCTTACGTAAATTCATTATTACTGCCATGAGCGCCAATGAAGCACAGGTTCGTAGAGCCTTAAAAACTAGCTAA
- a CDS encoding HEPN domain-containing protein, translated as MSPRIFTNQDGLFPKDLVRYGLDHIAAGFKLFRHPFHFDSAGYLIHIGYECLLKGWILELTGQFDAVHSIKVLTQQIPVLQLETLSPEFISALTLIDDYQHLRYPNRKEPREVGTEEMLKIKGLVDFTVSMLPDELCTTEEEAHIHKGGRLLMKKKISP; from the coding sequence ATGTCACCGAGAATATTTACAAACCAAGATGGATTGTTTCCAAAAGACTTAGTTAGATATGGGTTAGACCACATTGCCGCAGGTTTTAAACTTTTTCGGCATCCATTTCATTTTGACTCAGCGGGCTATCTTATTCATATTGGATATGAATGCTTGTTGAAAGGCTGGATATTAGAGCTAACAGGTCAGTTTGATGCTGTTCATAGCATCAAAGTTTTAACCCAACAAATTCCTGTATTACAACTGGAAACTCTTTCTCCAGAATTCATCAGCGCTCTTACATTAATTGACGATTATCAGCATCTTAGATATCCAAATCGAAAAGAGCCTAGAGAGGTCGGCACAGAAGAAATGCTGAAAATTAAAGGACTTGTAGACTTTACCGTTTCCATGCTTCCGGATGAGTTATGTACTACCGAGGAGGAAGCGCACATCCACAAAGGCGGTCGACTTTTAATGAAGAAAAAGATCTCACCTTGA
- a CDS encoding MFS transporter → MNLRQILNKLAIHRKLEDKQNLKGESSYRKVAIATCFGTFLEWYDFLTFASLAVIFGPLFFPSSDPNSGLLASLATFGVGMVVRPIGSALFGSLGDRIGRKPVFMITITLMGIATVGVGFLPTYAQIGIWAPVMLVTLRLLQGLSAGGEIGGGAVYLAEHAGNKQRGFKTSFLQLMGPLGILASTIQISLLQSLLTIEEFQSWGWRVPFWISLLLLLIAFYIRRSLEETPVFLELSKLDQTKSQLVNNFKDSEIRKRMFLLFFCVSSSGAILFFCVQVYTAIFLKTSVKLDSSFVDKLSIISTLALFPLTIFTGWLSDKIGRKPVILTGIFLGTTLILPIFQLLMFLGGNYLNYESPLILVCLALILILLSSILALVVGPQTAILAELFPAKNRNSAATLPHNLAAGWIGGLLPLIITSLNQFWEDSLIGLWYPIVLLGLAGILAFLFLPETNRVKLNP, encoded by the coding sequence TTGAATCTTCGTCAGATTCTGAATAAATTGGCAATACATCGAAAGTTGGAAGATAAACAAAACCTCAAGGGGGAATCTTCATACAGAAAGGTAGCGATTGCAACTTGCTTTGGCACTTTTTTAGAATGGTATGACTTTCTAACTTTTGCGAGTTTAGCCGTCATTTTTGGTCCGCTATTTTTTCCATCCAGTGACCCCAATTCAGGCCTTTTGGCTAGCCTAGCAACTTTTGGTGTGGGCATGGTGGTTAGACCCATAGGTTCGGCTCTGTTTGGCTCCTTAGGGGACCGCATTGGGCGTAAACCCGTTTTCATGATTACGATTACCTTAATGGGCATAGCAACAGTTGGCGTAGGTTTCTTGCCAACCTACGCCCAAATTGGCATCTGGGCGCCAGTTATGTTGGTCACCCTTAGATTGCTGCAAGGGTTGTCGGCCGGCGGAGAAATTGGTGGCGGAGCAGTTTATCTTGCCGAGCATGCAGGCAACAAACAAAGAGGTTTTAAAACAAGTTTCTTGCAACTCATGGGGCCTTTAGGCATTCTGGCATCAACTATTCAGATTTCTTTACTCCAAAGCCTTCTCACTATTGAGGAATTTCAATCTTGGGGCTGGCGAGTGCCGTTCTGGATCTCCCTATTACTCCTACTAATTGCGTTTTACATTCGCAGATCCTTGGAGGAGACGCCCGTGTTTTTGGAACTAAGCAAACTAGATCAAACCAAATCGCAACTGGTAAATAATTTTAAAGATAGTGAAATTCGCAAGAGAATGTTTCTGTTATTTTTTTGCGTCTCTTCAAGTGGGGCGATCTTATTTTTCTGCGTACAAGTCTACACAGCAATTTTTCTAAAAACATCCGTCAAGCTCGACTCATCATTTGTAGATAAGCTCAGCATTATTTCTACCCTCGCTTTATTTCCTCTAACTATATTTACTGGGTGGCTATCAGACAAGATCGGAAGAAAGCCAGTAATTCTTACGGGGATTTTCTTGGGCACAACCTTGATACTTCCAATCTTTCAATTGCTGATGTTTTTAGGTGGCAACTACTTAAATTATGAGAGCCCGCTCATATTGGTCTGCTTGGCATTAATTCTCATACTTTTATCTTCCATACTTGCACTAGTAGTGGGCCCTCAAACCGCTATATTGGCTGAATTATTTCCTGCAAAAAATAGAAATAGTGCTGCAACTCTTCCCCACAATTTAGCGGCCGGATGGATCGGGGGCTTACTTCCTTTAATCATTACTTCGCTAAACCAATTTTGGGAAGACAGTCTTATTGGACTCTGGTATCCAATAGTACTTCTTGGGCTAGCCGGTATTTTGGCGTTTCTATTTTTGCCAGAGACAAACAGGGTTAAATTAAATCCCTGA
- a CDS encoding DNA recombination protein RmuC, whose product MTFDLASLLLFGLPLGLCAGLLVYVFNLRSNLKRLELQSQEGVELANTLRVERDKASQNAIRLEAELESERKQGLGRIEALNEAKEALTNQFKNLANEILEDKSKRFTEQNAASLDALLKPLQTKLTEFKEQVSNTYGNEARERHALKSEIERLANLNLKMSDETRSLTQALKGDSKVQGNWGELVLESILESSGLRKGEEYVVQDSHTQSDGSRLQPDVVIKLPEGRSLVVDSKVSITAYAKHAETTDFNIAERELAAHIQSLRQHIQGLSSKNYSSLYGVSSVDFVLMFVPIEPAFLLALKTAPNLYQEALAKNIVLVCPSTLMATLRTVAHLWRQDHQNRNALEIAKQCGNLYDKFVGFVDDLEKLGQRLDQAQTSYHDAFNKLKTGKGNLIRSAEKVRELGVKPAKNLSTQLIESSSDSE is encoded by the coding sequence GTGACTTTTGATTTAGCCTCTCTTTTACTATTTGGCCTGCCACTAGGATTGTGCGCAGGCCTTTTGGTTTATGTCTTTAACCTTCGCTCGAATCTAAAACGTCTAGAACTTCAGAGTCAAGAAGGGGTAGAGTTAGCCAACACCTTGAGAGTTGAGCGGGATAAAGCATCACAAAATGCAATTCGTCTCGAGGCTGAACTCGAATCAGAGCGTAAACAAGGGCTTGGTCGTATTGAAGCATTGAACGAAGCCAAAGAGGCCCTCACCAATCAATTTAAAAACCTAGCTAACGAAATTCTAGAAGATAAATCCAAGCGCTTTACCGAACAAAACGCCGCCAGTCTTGATGCGTTACTAAAACCCCTACAAACCAAACTTACAGAATTTAAAGAGCAGGTCAGCAACACCTATGGCAATGAAGCGCGAGAGCGACATGCTCTTAAGAGCGAAATTGAGCGATTAGCCAATCTCAACCTAAAAATGTCTGATGAAACTCGTTCCTTAACCCAAGCCCTTAAAGGCGACTCCAAAGTACAGGGTAATTGGGGCGAGCTAGTACTGGAATCAATCCTAGAATCGTCAGGTCTACGCAAGGGTGAAGAATACGTCGTTCAAGATAGTCATACACAAAGTGATGGCTCACGCCTTCAACCGGACGTAGTGATTAAGCTCCCAGAGGGAAGAAGTCTCGTTGTGGATAGCAAGGTCTCTATTACAGCCTACGCAAAACATGCTGAAACCACAGATTTCAATATTGCAGAACGTGAGCTAGCTGCCCATATTCAATCCTTACGTCAGCATATTCAAGGTTTGTCGAGCAAGAACTATAGCTCTCTATATGGGGTGAGCTCTGTAGACTTTGTATTGATGTTTGTCCCAATTGAGCCCGCCTTCTTGCTGGCCCTGAAGACCGCTCCAAACCTCTATCAAGAGGCTCTTGCAAAGAATATTGTGCTGGTCTGCCCAAGCACCTTAATGGCTACCTTGCGCACTGTTGCTCACCTTTGGAGACAAGACCATCAGAACCGCAATGCACTAGAGATTGCTAAACAATGTGGCAATCTCTATGACAAATTTGTGGGCTTTGTGGATGATCTTGAAAAATTAGGTCAACGACTCGATCAAGCTCAGACCAGCTACCACGATGCTTTCAATAAGCTCAAGACCGGCAAAGGCAATTTAATACGCTCCGCTGAGAAAGTTCGCGAATTAGGCGTTAAACCTGCCAAGAACTTATCTACCCAATTAATTGAATCTTCGTCAGATTCTGAATAA
- the grxD gene encoding Grx4 family monothiol glutaredoxin: MDTQAQIKEIITSHPVVLFMKGTAQFPQCGFSGNAVNILRASGVEKLHTVNVLEDPAIRQGIKEFANWPTIPQLYINGEFIGGSDIMTEMYQSGELQKLVKA; encoded by the coding sequence ATGGATACCCAAGCTCAAATTAAAGAAATCATTACCAGCCATCCTGTTGTGCTGTTCATGAAAGGCACTGCGCAATTTCCACAATGCGGCTTCTCTGGAAATGCCGTCAATATTCTTCGCGCTAGCGGCGTTGAGAAGTTACATACCGTGAATGTTTTGGAAGATCCTGCGATTCGTCAAGGCATTAAAGAATTTGCGAACTGGCCAACGATTCCTCAGCTCTATATCAATGGTGAATTTATCGGCGGCTCAGACATCATGACCGAGATGTATCAGTCAGGCGAATTACAAAAACTTGTTAAGGCCTAA
- the prmC gene encoding peptide chain release factor N(5)-glutamine methyltransferase codes for MSKDLSLRSLLGSTLLLRNEAHILMAYVLDKHYQLPRSTLISHDEMKLNGQALEEWQSLESRRLNGEPVAYLIGKRGFHNIELQVAPGVLIPRPETEMLVEIALNEIKRLEGQVKYPKLLDLGTGSGAIALAIAHEAPHALVIATDQSSEALSIAKANAKFLGLEAGVEFAQGSWYEALKDGLMFDVILSNPPYIANQDPHLSQGDLRFEPIDALTDHSTGLGCLESIIMGCPMHLKPGGLIAVEHGFDQSDAVAGLMKEVGLVDIQAHLDLAGHPRVVSGRKQISNCLFLD; via the coding sequence ATGAGCAAGGACTTGAGTCTGCGATCCCTATTGGGCAGCACCTTACTGCTTCGCAATGAGGCTCATATCTTGATGGCATACGTGTTGGATAAGCACTACCAGCTACCTCGCTCAACGCTTATTTCTCACGATGAAATGAAGCTTAATGGACAAGCTTTAGAGGAATGGCAATCGCTTGAATCTCGAAGGCTTAACGGCGAGCCAGTTGCATACCTAATTGGTAAGCGAGGATTTCACAATATTGAGCTTCAGGTAGCACCCGGCGTCTTGATACCGCGCCCAGAGACAGAAATGCTCGTTGAAATAGCTCTTAATGAAATCAAGCGACTTGAGGGTCAGGTAAAGTACCCGAAGCTTTTGGATCTAGGAACAGGATCGGGTGCTATTGCACTAGCAATTGCTCACGAAGCGCCGCATGCTCTAGTCATTGCCACAGATCAATCTAGTGAAGCACTTTCAATCGCGAAAGCTAATGCTAAATTCTTAGGGCTTGAAGCAGGTGTTGAATTTGCTCAGGGTAGCTGGTACGAAGCACTCAAAGATGGGTTGATGTTTGATGTCATATTAAGTAACCCACCATATATTGCCAATCAAGATCCACATCTCAGTCAAGGAGATTTGAGGTTTGAACCCATTGATGCTTTAACAGATCATTCCACCGGCCTAGGCTGTCTTGAGTCAATCATCATGGGATGTCCTATGCACCTCAAACCAGGGGGTCTCATCGCTGTAGAGCATGGATTCGATCAGTCTGATGCAGTGGCTGGCTTAATGAAGGAAGTTGGATTAGTTGATATTCAAGCCCATCTAGATTTAGCTGGTCACCCGAGGGTTGTTTCAGGCAGGAAGCAAATCAGCAACTGTCTTTTTTTGGATTAG
- the prfA gene encoding peptide chain release factor 1 — protein sequence MKPSMRAKLEHLDTRLAELNSLLTSEEATKDMDAYRKLTREHADIATVVEQFGLYKQAEADAQAAEEMRKDPEMKDFADEEQKQAQSTMEELEASLQKLLLPKDENDERNVFLEIRAGTGGDESALFAADLLRMYTRFAERQGWKVEIVSATESDLGGYKEVVLRLVGQSVYSRLKFESGGHRVQRVPQTETQGRIHTSACTVAVMSEADELEAVKINPAELRIDTFRASGAGGQHINKTDSAVRITHLPTGTVVECQDDRSQHRNREQAMKVLVSRIMDAREREKHQLEAQTRKSLIGSGDRSDRIRTYNFPQGRITDHRINLTLYKIDAMMDGDLDDLCNALASEHQAELLAALGDN from the coding sequence ATGAAGCCCAGCATGCGGGCTAAGCTGGAACATCTAGACACGCGCTTAGCCGAACTCAACTCCCTTTTAACCTCAGAAGAGGCAACCAAAGATATGGATGCCTATCGCAAACTCACGCGTGAACATGCGGATATAGCGACGGTGGTTGAGCAGTTTGGCCTGTACAAGCAGGCCGAAGCCGATGCACAAGCGGCTGAAGAAATGCGCAAAGATCCAGAAATGAAGGATTTTGCCGATGAGGAACAGAAACAAGCGCAATCCACAATGGAAGAGCTGGAGGCTAGCCTACAGAAGCTACTATTACCCAAAGATGAGAATGACGAGCGCAATGTTTTCTTAGAAATTCGGGCAGGCACTGGCGGTGATGAAAGCGCCCTTTTTGCTGCAGATTTGTTACGCATGTATACCCGCTTTGCAGAGCGGCAAGGGTGGAAAGTAGAAATAGTCAGTGCTACCGAATCAGACCTTGGCGGCTATAAGGAGGTTGTGCTCCGCTTAGTCGGTCAATCTGTTTACTCACGCCTCAAATTCGAGTCAGGCGGTCATCGAGTGCAGCGCGTACCTCAAACCGAAACTCAAGGACGCATTCACACTTCAGCTTGCACGGTTGCTGTTATGTCCGAAGCGGACGAACTAGAAGCAGTCAAAATCAATCCCGCTGAATTACGTATCGACACCTTCCGAGCCTCTGGTGCTGGTGGGCAGCATATTAATAAAACAGATTCAGCGGTTCGTATTACCCACTTACCAACAGGCACTGTGGTGGAATGCCAAGATGATCGCAGTCAACATCGCAATCGTGAACAAGCGATGAAAGTACTCGTTTCAAGAATCATGGATGCCCGCGAGCGCGAGAAACATCAACTCGAAGCGCAAACTAGAAAATCACTAATTGGGTCTGGAGATCGTAGCGATCGTATTCGCACCTACAACTTCCCACAAGGCCGTATCACCGATCACCGAATCAATCTCACGCTCTATAAGATCGATGCCATGATGGATGGTGACCTAGATGATTTATGCAATGCACTTGCATCTGAACATCAGGCTGAGTTGCTTGCAGCGCTTGGCGATAACTAA
- the hemA gene encoding glutamyl-tRNA reductase — MKLLTLGINHHTAPVAIREKVAFDPEFLQEALHDLRQHLLGANQSGLPEATILSTCNRTEVYCAANDANAADVLHEATFDWLAKTQQLAPSSLQPHIYSLPQSDAVRHAFRVACGLDSMVIGETQILGQMKDAVRTANDAGVLGTYLNQLFQKTFAVAKEVRGSTEIGAHSISMAAAAVRLSERIFEKIADQKILFIGAGEMISLCATHFVARKPKNVAIANRTIERGQELADSIAAQDVQAESFKLSELPGRLHEFDIIVSSTASSLPIIGLGMVESALKQRRHKPMVMIDLAVPRDFEPEISRLDDVYLYTVDDLGVMIQTGANLRQAAVSQAEAIIEDRVGNFMHWMQGRNAVPLIQDIQQQGERLRQLELERAMKRLMRGDDPQEVLSAMAQGLTNKFLHGSLHALQHSNGAERDALIKLLPKLFASHTKPEDH, encoded by the coding sequence ATGAAGTTGTTGACTCTCGGCATCAATCATCACACAGCGCCGGTCGCCATTCGGGAAAAGGTCGCCTTTGATCCTGAATTTCTTCAAGAAGCGTTGCACGATCTTCGCCAGCATTTGCTGGGGGCGAATCAATCTGGCTTGCCTGAAGCAACCATTTTGTCCACCTGCAATCGCACAGAAGTCTATTGCGCAGCAAATGATGCAAACGCCGCTGATGTTTTACATGAGGCCACTTTTGATTGGCTTGCAAAAACTCAGCAACTTGCCCCAAGCAGTCTTCAGCCTCACATTTACTCTTTGCCACAATCCGACGCCGTTCGTCACGCCTTCAGAGTGGCCTGCGGTTTAGACTCTATGGTGATTGGTGAAACCCAAATTCTTGGGCAGATGAAGGATGCTGTTCGCACCGCAAATGATGCTGGCGTATTAGGCACTTACTTGAATCAGCTGTTTCAGAAGACCTTTGCTGTTGCCAAAGAAGTTCGTGGATCTACAGAAATTGGCGCTCATTCTATCTCCATGGCTGCGGCTGCAGTTCGCTTATCCGAAAGAATTTTTGAAAAGATTGCTGATCAAAAAATTCTATTTATTGGTGCGGGCGAAATGATTTCTTTGTGCGCAACCCATTTTGTAGCGCGCAAACCTAAAAATGTCGCAATTGCTAATCGCACCATTGAGCGTGGACAAGAATTAGCAGACTCCATCGCCGCACAAGATGTGCAGGCAGAATCATTCAAGCTATCCGAGCTACCTGGTCGACTACACGAGTTCGACATTATTGTTTCTAGTACCGCATCCTCGCTACCCATCATTGGCCTTGGCATGGTGGAAAGCGCCCTAAAACAACGTCGCCATAAACCCATGGTGATGATCGATTTAGCCGTCCCTCGCGACTTTGAACCTGAAATCTCAAGACTCGATGATGTGTATCTCTATACCGTTGATGACCTTGGCGTCATGATTCAAACGGGCGCCAATTTACGTCAAGCAGCAGTCAGCCAAGCAGAAGCAATTATTGAAGATCGTGTTGGCAATTTTATGCATTGGATGCAAGGACGCAATGCGGTTCCGCTAATCCAAGATATTCAACAACAAGGTGAGCGCTTAAGACAGCTTGAGCTAGAGCGCGCTATGAAACGCCTCATGCGTGGCGATGATCCACAAGAAGTTTTAAGTGCTATGGCACAAGGTCTTACCAATAAATTCTTGCATGGCTCACTGCATGCATTACAACACTCCAATGGCGCAGAGCGCGACGCCTTGATTAAGCTATTACCAAAACTATTCGCCTCTCACACCAAACCAGAAGACCATTAG